The following are encoded together in the Leptospira brenneri genome:
- a CDS encoding citrate synthase, translating to MSEKAILKVDGKEFELPILVGSENEKAIDITKLRQLSGYVTIDSGYLNTGACTSEITFLDGEQGILRYRGIPIDDLAAKSTFTEVAYLLIYGKLPNETQLKEWNTSITNHTMIHEDLKRLFNGFPKDGHPMAIMSCMMGCLSTYYQDSYDPMNEEHREISIIRLLAKFPTIAAYAYKKSIGQPIIHPLNELDYASNFMNMMFAVPAEDYNIDPEIVSALNLLLILHADHEQNCSTSTVRLVGSSLANLYGAISAGILALWGPRHGGANQEVLEMLEGIKKSGLSVKKIVEQAKDKNSSFRLNGFGHRVYKNFDPRAKIIKVACDKVLNKLGIKDPLLDIAKELEEAALNDPYFVERKLYPNVDFYSGIIYRALGIPTNMFTVMFAMGRLPGWIAQWKEMIEDPSLKIGRPRQIYTGPQEISYEAAKKQA from the coding sequence ATGTCCGAAAAGGCAATTCTGAAAGTGGATGGAAAGGAGTTCGAACTTCCAATTTTAGTGGGAAGTGAAAACGAGAAGGCAATTGATATTACTAAACTCCGCCAATTGTCCGGTTATGTTACGATTGATTCCGGTTATTTAAATACAGGTGCTTGCACAAGTGAGATCACCTTTCTTGATGGAGAACAGGGAATCTTGCGTTACCGCGGAATTCCTATTGATGATTTGGCCGCTAAGTCTACGTTCACTGAAGTAGCTTATTTACTCATCTACGGCAAACTTCCAAACGAAACACAACTCAAAGAATGGAATACTTCCATCACCAACCATACAATGATCCATGAGGATCTCAAACGCCTGTTCAATGGTTTTCCAAAAGATGGACACCCAATGGCGATCATGTCTTGTATGATGGGTTGTTTATCAACATACTACCAAGATAGTTATGATCCAATGAACGAAGAACATAGAGAAATCTCTATCATTCGTTTGCTTGCGAAATTCCCAACGATTGCCGCTTATGCTTATAAAAAGTCTATCGGGCAACCCATCATTCACCCACTCAATGAATTAGACTACGCCTCTAATTTTATGAACATGATGTTTGCGGTTCCTGCAGAAGATTACAATATCGATCCAGAAATTGTATCTGCACTTAATTTACTTCTCATCCTTCATGCGGACCACGAACAAAACTGTTCCACATCTACTGTACGTTTGGTGGGATCTTCCCTAGCAAACCTTTACGGTGCAATCTCTGCAGGAATTCTTGCTCTTTGGGGACCACGTCATGGTGGTGCGAACCAAGAAGTATTAGAGATGTTGGAAGGGATTAAAAAGAGTGGGCTTTCTGTTAAAAAAATCGTAGAACAAGCCAAAGACAAAAACTCTAGTTTCCGATTGAATGGGTTTGGCCACCGAGTTTACAAAAACTTTGACCCACGCGCCAAAATCATCAAAGTTGCTTGTGATAAAGTTCTTAACAAATTAGGAATCAAAGATCCACTTCTTGACATCGCAAAAGAATTGGAAGAGGCAGCTCTTAACGATCCATACTTTGTGGAAAGAAAACTTTATCCAAACGTAGACTTCTATTCAGGAATCATCTACCGCGCTCTAGGAATTCCAACCAATATGTTTACAGTGATGTTTGCTATGGGAAGACTTCCTGGTTGGATTGCGCAGTGGAAAGAGATGATTGAAGATCCTAGTTTAAAGATTGGTCGACCAAGACAAATTTACACTGGTCCGCAAGAAATCTCTTACGAAGCAGCAAAAAAACAGGCTTAA
- a CDS encoding pentapeptide repeat-containing protein codes for MAVMDFARYKEINDQRLNYREMDDATVVSYYRNTGCGDGYRIYLKLNENSVVEDASYTTTGCGFGIVALAMATEYAKGKSLSDLKNLTPETLETLFEFPERRKNYPESAVAALKKAVEDYESGQGVPKENRITKSQTMELLHNQGHLQNAKLSSVMLEKEKLDGVDFSGADLHNAFLQNSSFVGANFQGANLKASFFNGADLRNANFRGADLRFAKLASAKIEGADFTDAIYDIGTRVDHSQMYIFDVMKKAGKDLYLKTGDGE; via the coding sequence ATGGCAGTAATGGACTTTGCTCGATATAAAGAAATCAACGACCAAAGGTTGAATTACCGTGAGATGGACGACGCCACTGTCGTCTCCTACTACCGCAACACAGGTTGCGGGGACGGATACCGTATTTATTTAAAGTTAAACGAAAACTCTGTTGTGGAAGACGCAAGTTACACCACAACAGGTTGTGGGTTTGGGATCGTGGCACTTGCCATGGCAACCGAATACGCAAAAGGCAAATCGTTATCTGACTTAAAAAACCTTACACCTGAAACTTTAGAAACTCTATTCGAATTTCCTGAAAGAAGAAAGAACTACCCTGAATCAGCAGTGGCTGCTCTCAAAAAAGCAGTCGAAGACTATGAGTCGGGACAAGGTGTTCCCAAAGAAAATCGAATTACAAAATCCCAAACCATGGAGCTTCTCCATAACCAAGGCCATCTACAGAACGCTAAGTTATCCAGCGTTATGTTGGAAAAAGAAAAGTTAGATGGAGTTGATTTTAGTGGGGCAGACCTTCACAATGCATTTTTACAAAACTCTAGTTTCGTGGGTGCTAACTTTCAGGGTGCTAACTTAAAGGCTTCGTTTTTTAACGGTGCCGATCTCAGAAATGCCAATTTCCGGGGTGCTGACTTACGTTTTGCAAAGCTCGCCTCTGCCAAAATTGAAGGTGCTGATTTTACCGATGCTATTTATGATATTGGAACCCGAGTGGATCATAGCCAGATGTATATCTTTGATGTTATGAAAAAAGCTGGTAAGGATCTTTATCTAAAAACAGGGGATGGGGAATGA
- a CDS encoding DUF342 domain-containing protein encodes MPGPDSYTDRILQDLEASENGYFQIENSGGKAVLKITKPGPKGKKVDYKDVVARVQLFGVEGYNLDQIKKIVALAENKPAEIGTWSKGDPISSYADITISEDHMEAKMVLHPPKHGGDLLTEYQLREQIASVGISVGIIDLVIQNQIKNPTFFVPYTIAKGYPPIPGKDGQIKIHFRSDNKPQLEEDEHGRIDYKNIGVIQSVKPGDLIAERIPPKKGEFGKTVNGTIIPYQEEKSVDWHLGPNVELKEDKLYAKIAGRPVLSAAWEIKVDEVIQLEAVDYSTGNIDFPGTIIVEEKIGDGFSLTTNGSIIIRNSVGKAFLKAKGDIVLSGGFMGRGEGYIESEGNIYAKFVEQGKLAAHGSIFVEEAVMHSEISAKDFIRVMGGRGEVIGGTVIAGNSLTCAKLGAVVETKTKVAIGTPPELLDELNRMKKEITDKEITLHKVQLALTKLVEKSQKKELTQEEKETIAKLKDANEKFTKVLETESKQFETALGSYEPNPDAFVDVEREVFPGVDLSFGAGKNYRLGINSLVGKTRFFLGTDGSIQTERLVIRKED; translated from the coding sequence ATGCCAGGCCCAGACTCGTATACAGATAGAATTCTCCAAGATTTAGAAGCCTCAGAAAATGGTTATTTCCAAATCGAAAACTCCGGCGGCAAAGCCGTATTAAAAATCACAAAACCTGGACCAAAAGGTAAAAAAGTCGATTACAAAGATGTTGTCGCAAGAGTGCAACTCTTTGGTGTGGAAGGTTACAACCTTGATCAAATTAAAAAAATTGTAGCTCTCGCCGAGAACAAACCAGCTGAAATTGGAACTTGGTCCAAAGGTGATCCGATCAGTTCTTATGCGGACATCACTATCTCTGAAGATCATATGGAAGCCAAAATGGTTCTCCACCCACCTAAACATGGAGGAGATCTTCTCACCGAATACCAGTTACGTGAACAAATTGCATCGGTCGGAATTTCTGTAGGAATCATCGATCTTGTCATTCAAAATCAAATCAAAAATCCAACATTTTTTGTTCCCTATACAATTGCCAAAGGTTATCCCCCCATACCTGGTAAAGATGGCCAAATCAAAATCCATTTTCGTTCGGATAACAAACCACAATTAGAAGAAGATGAACATGGAAGGATTGATTACAAAAATATTGGTGTCATCCAATCAGTCAAACCTGGTGATCTCATAGCAGAACGAATCCCACCAAAAAAAGGTGAATTTGGGAAAACAGTCAATGGGACCATCATCCCCTACCAAGAAGAAAAATCTGTGGATTGGCATCTTGGACCAAATGTGGAGCTAAAAGAGGACAAACTGTACGCTAAAATTGCTGGCCGCCCAGTTTTATCTGCAGCATGGGAAATCAAAGTGGATGAAGTGATCCAACTGGAAGCAGTCGATTATTCTACAGGAAATATAGATTTTCCAGGAACCATCATTGTGGAAGAAAAAATCGGAGATGGATTTTCATTAACCACAAATGGGAGTATCATCATTCGTAATTCCGTAGGGAAAGCCTTTCTCAAGGCCAAGGGAGATATTGTTTTGTCCGGCGGATTTATGGGCCGTGGCGAAGGATATATAGAATCAGAAGGAAATATATACGCTAAATTTGTGGAGCAGGGAAAACTTGCAGCTCATGGAAGTATTTTTGTTGAAGAAGCAGTCATGCATTCGGAAATTTCTGCAAAGGATTTCATTCGTGTGATGGGAGGACGGGGAGAGGTGATCGGAGGAACAGTGATCGCTGGTAACTCTCTCACCTGTGCCAAACTCGGCGCGGTTGTGGAAACCAAAACAAAAGTCGCGATAGGAACTCCCCCAGAGTTACTCGATGAACTGAACCGAATGAAAAAAGAAATCACTGACAAAGAAATCACTCTTCACAAAGTACAACTTGCACTCACTAAACTTGTCGAAAAGAGCCAAAAAAAAGAACTCACCCAAGAAGAAAAAGAAACCATCGCCAAACTAAAGGATGCGAATGAAAAATTCACCAAAGTTTTAGAAACGGAATCCAAACAGTTTGAAACGGCTCTCGGATCTTATGAACCAAATCCAGATGCCTTTGTGGATGTGGAAAGAGAGGTATTTCCTGGAGTGGATCTTAGTTTTGGAGCGGGGAAAAATTACCGACTAGGAATCAATTCCCTGGTGGGAAAAACTCGTTTTTTTCTAGGAACCGACGGAAGCATTCAAACAGAACGATTGGTAATCAGAAAAGAAGACTAA
- a CDS encoding STAS domain-containing protein, with the protein MENSREFYQEFEKAIESQNFGKLTMDFHSVKFLDSSGIGAVIKASSALHNRGVEIFVTNLNKNLNSVFRLSGLNHILSILTLDEYLSKFPEFQKTLEA; encoded by the coding sequence ATGGAAAACTCGAGAGAATTTTACCAAGAATTCGAGAAGGCAATAGAAAGTCAGAATTTTGGAAAATTGACAATGGATTTCCATTCCGTAAAGTTTCTAGACTCAAGTGGGATTGGAGCCGTCATCAAAGCCTCATCTGCTTTGCACAATCGTGGTGTGGAAATCTTTGTGACCAATTTGAATAAAAATTTAAACTCAGTGTTTCGCCTTTCTGGACTCAACCATATCCTTTCCATTTTGACTTTAGATGAATACCTTTCTAAATTTCCAGAGTTTCAAAAAACTCTAGAGGCATAA
- a CDS encoding SpoIIE family protein phosphatase — protein MKKITTTEFLFLVFFTTLSFIHPLFSESPNDTGERIIHTKKFTFWIDPTSSVPVESILKTGSFQRITDDFVNFGFLEGTVWLKLEPKDLPDPARYPLLLIKAHNIDSVELFHKNDGNTYVVSKSGHIQPVFQREFPHRNFVFRIGHEKETILIAIKSEISLQFSFIFTNQRNLQREDYINQWVYGLFFGSLGIIILYNLAIAFFVRDRNYFYYIGYVLFFGLGQLSLLGFWGYFFVPDSYFWKRVGIPVFFSVCLFFFVLFTSNFLKLKVRVPKIARFYQVLGLFALLNALIALFGGISEASIGVSWLSVFICFSLLGVLVWGIFKRLRSFYYFAVAFVLLLITCIVYGLLKFGILPTNPFLEEMLFPIASLADITLFAFALADRIQLLRQEKDLALAQVTSLRKERKISRDILMQSLPKTIPDVKNLQIQIYIQPMKDVGGDFYEYFSPNPYELGIVLCDVSGHGIPASLISAMGKVAFTTQKDNISSPKQVLEGMNRVLYGNCNPQYVTASYLYLNTSTKVWRFGRAGHPSAYLQRASGEILKVHPKGKIIGVFPEIQIEETTHRVEPKDRILILSDGVLECFDPEGNMYGETGLLEFLRTNRELPNHLFKTKLIQDLESFSKLEIKEWDDDLTFIFLELV, from the coding sequence TTGAAAAAAATAACCACAACCGAATTCCTTTTCCTAGTTTTTTTCACAACCCTCTCTTTCATCCATCCACTATTTTCAGAATCACCAAACGACACTGGAGAACGGATCATCCATACAAAAAAATTTACATTTTGGATCGATCCGACTTCTTCCGTTCCCGTAGAGTCAATACTAAAAACAGGATCCTTCCAAAGGATCACCGATGATTTTGTTAATTTCGGATTTTTAGAAGGTACAGTTTGGTTAAAGTTAGAACCAAAAGACCTTCCCGATCCAGCCAGATACCCACTCCTTCTCATCAAAGCACATAACATTGATTCCGTGGAATTATTCCATAAAAATGACGGAAATACTTATGTAGTTTCCAAATCTGGCCATATCCAACCTGTCTTTCAAAGAGAATTCCCTCATCGAAATTTTGTTTTTAGGATCGGTCATGAAAAAGAAACTATTCTCATTGCCATCAAATCGGAAATCTCATTACAATTTTCATTTATTTTTACCAACCAAAGAAACCTTCAGAGAGAAGATTATATCAACCAATGGGTTTATGGATTATTTTTTGGAAGTTTAGGAATTATTATTTTATATAATCTCGCAATTGCCTTTTTTGTCAGAGATCGGAACTATTTTTACTATATTGGTTATGTGCTTTTCTTTGGTTTGGGACAACTTTCCTTACTCGGATTCTGGGGATATTTTTTTGTTCCCGATTCTTATTTTTGGAAACGGGTAGGAATTCCTGTTTTTTTCAGTGTTTGTCTTTTTTTCTTTGTCCTCTTTACATCTAATTTTCTAAAACTAAAGGTTCGAGTTCCAAAAATCGCAAGGTTTTATCAAGTATTAGGTCTATTCGCTTTACTCAATGCATTAATCGCCCTCTTCGGTGGAATTTCAGAAGCGTCTATTGGTGTTAGTTGGTTATCTGTTTTTATTTGTTTCAGTTTACTCGGAGTTTTAGTTTGGGGAATTTTCAAACGACTTCGTTCCTTTTATTATTTTGCAGTGGCCTTTGTTCTATTACTAATTACTTGTATTGTTTATGGATTACTCAAATTCGGAATCCTTCCGACAAATCCATTTCTAGAAGAAATGTTATTTCCTATCGCTTCCCTTGCTGACATTACTCTCTTTGCTTTTGCATTGGCTGACAGAATCCAACTACTCCGCCAAGAAAAAGACTTAGCTCTTGCCCAAGTCACAAGCCTTAGAAAAGAAAGAAAAATTTCCAGGGACATCCTGATGCAGTCCCTTCCCAAAACCATCCCGGATGTAAAAAACTTACAAATCCAAATTTATATCCAACCGATGAAGGATGTTGGTGGTGATTTCTATGAATACTTTTCACCAAATCCTTATGAACTAGGAATTGTTCTCTGTGATGTTTCTGGGCATGGAATTCCGGCCTCACTTATCTCAGCAATGGGAAAGGTTGCTTTTACCACACAAAAAGATAATATTTCTTCTCCCAAACAAGTATTGGAAGGCATGAATCGCGTGTTATATGGGAACTGTAATCCTCAGTATGTAACGGCATCGTATTTATATTTGAATACATCTACCAAAGTCTGGAGGTTTGGACGGGCAGGTCACCCCAGTGCTTATCTACAAAGAGCCAGTGGAGAAATTTTAAAAGTCCATCCCAAAGGAAAAATCATTGGTGTCTTTCCAGAAATCCAAATTGAAGAGACAACTCACCGCGTAGAGCCAAAAGATAGAATCCTCATCCTAAGTGACGGGGTTCTAGAATGTTTTGATCCAGAAGGAAATATGTATGGAGAAACGGGCTTACTTGAGTTTTTACGCACAAACAGGGAACTGCCAAACCACCTATTCAAAACAAAACTCATTCAAGATTTGGAGTCTTTTTCTAAACTAGAAATAAAAGAATGGGACGACGACCTAACCTTTATTTTCCTGGAATTGGTATGA
- a CDS encoding class I SAM-dependent methyltransferase, which translates to MTKSYELLDSGDLSKLEIVGGYKLLRSSPTSAYGKATPEIWNDLHAQYIKNDSGSGHWNFQKKVPESFTIEFSNLTFKIKLTPFGHIGLFPEQETNWNRIREIGKKKQGLEVLNLFAYSGGSTLACLDAGMSVCHVDASKGMVDWARENAKLSGLDSKPVRWIVDDVMKFIRREIKRGKKYQGLILDPPSFGRGSKGEVWKIEENLSELMDALMELSDSKPEFVILSCHSQGFSPLTLERILSSRIKSKGSYQTSELFIPEKSGKKYPAGFCTFFSK; encoded by the coding sequence ATGACAAAAAGTTACGAACTCTTGGACTCAGGTGACCTCTCCAAATTAGAAATCGTTGGTGGGTATAAACTCCTTCGTTCCTCCCCTACCTCAGCGTATGGAAAAGCAACACCTGAAATTTGGAACGATCTACATGCACAGTACATCAAAAATGATTCCGGCTCTGGGCACTGGAATTTTCAAAAAAAAGTTCCAGAAAGTTTTACCATAGAATTTTCCAATTTAACTTTCAAAATCAAACTCACTCCTTTTGGTCATATTGGACTTTTTCCCGAACAAGAAACTAACTGGAACCGAATCCGAGAAATAGGAAAAAAGAAACAGGGCCTTGAAGTTCTAAATCTATTTGCCTACTCGGGAGGATCCACACTAGCCTGTTTGGATGCAGGAATGAGTGTATGCCATGTGGATGCATCGAAAGGAATGGTAGACTGGGCACGCGAAAATGCAAAACTTTCTGGACTCGATTCTAAACCAGTTCGTTGGATTGTCGATGATGTGATGAAATTCATCCGTAGAGAAATCAAACGAGGGAAAAAATACCAGGGTCTCATTTTAGATCCTCCTAGTTTCGGACGTGGTTCGAAGGGAGAGGTTTGGAAGATTGAAGAAAATTTAAGTGAGCTGATGGATGCATTGATGGAACTTTCCGATTCCAAACCAGAATTTGTCATTCTCAGTTGTCATAGCCAAGGGTTTAGCCCCCTAACGTTAGAAAGGATTTTATCCTCACGAATCAAATCAAAAGGCAGTTACCAAACCTCCGAGTTATTCATTCCCGAAAAATCGGGGAAAAAATACCCAGCTGGATTTTGTACTTTCTTCTCCAAATAA
- a CDS encoding glycosyl transferase, whose amino-acid sequence MKLYFYISGHGFGHISRSGNIIQRLLKENFIEEIHLVSTRISFLDFTHPKLKLRNLKLDVGVSQKNSLSIDLQTTKAELIDFEKKKTELLKEETEYCKKNKINLIVTDSSSFPITIALEVGIPSVFIGNFTWDFIYKNYAKDDSYFGDLSERLEVEYSFATEALILPFFCPMPPFLESTQIGLVGRKPTLSKQEARQKFGFRDDTTYILLSFGAYGLEGTKLQTENLSNSTKLVAYGVPGIQTEGILVPEVSHYPDLVAAADYVCTKPGYGILAECYYAKTPILYTDRGDFIEYIHLVNALDLYFRSAYIDLPRIISCQFNEVMTLINTIDGMTPKLELKTDGEEDVVSHLLEYN is encoded by the coding sequence ATGAAACTTTATTTTTATATCTCAGGCCATGGTTTTGGCCATATCAGTCGCTCGGGAAATATCATCCAACGATTACTCAAAGAAAATTTTATAGAAGAAATCCATTTAGTCAGCACAAGGATTTCGTTTTTAGATTTCACTCATCCCAAACTAAAGTTAAGAAATCTAAAACTTGATGTAGGAGTTTCACAAAAAAACTCACTCTCCATTGATTTACAAACAACCAAAGCAGAACTCATCGACTTTGAAAAAAAGAAAACAGAACTCCTCAAAGAAGAAACTGAATACTGTAAAAAAAACAAAATAAATTTAATTGTAACGGATAGTTCTTCCTTTCCTATTACGATTGCTTTGGAAGTAGGAATTCCGAGTGTATTTATTGGGAACTTTACTTGGGATTTTATTTATAAAAATTATGCAAAAGATGATTCTTATTTTGGGGACTTAAGTGAAAGACTAGAAGTTGAATATTCCTTTGCGACCGAGGCTCTGATTTTACCTTTTTTTTGTCCCATGCCACCATTCTTAGAATCAACTCAGATTGGTTTAGTGGGAAGAAAACCAACACTCTCCAAACAAGAGGCCAGACAAAAATTTGGATTTAGAGACGATACCACTTATATCCTTTTATCTTTTGGTGCTTACGGTTTAGAAGGAACCAAACTGCAGACAGAAAATCTATCCAATTCAACCAAACTAGTTGCTTATGGAGTTCCAGGAATCCAAACCGAAGGAATTTTAGTTCCTGAAGTATCACATTACCCTGATCTTGTGGCGGCTGCTGATTATGTTTGCACAAAACCCGGATACGGAATTTTAGCGGAATGTTACTATGCAAAAACCCCTATTCTTTATACAGATCGTGGCGATTTTATAGAATACATTCATTTAGTAAACGCACTGGATTTATACTTTCGTTCGGCTTATATTGATCTTCCACGAATAATTTCTTGTCAATTTAATGAAGTGATGACTCTAATTAATACAATCGACGGAATGACTCCCAAGTTAGAACTAAAAACTGATGGAGAGGAAGATGTCGTTTCTCATTTATTAGAATACAATTAG
- a CDS encoding TrmH family RNA methyltransferase has protein sequence MPNRRQYITSFSNPKVKWVAGLKEKRNRDEEKKFFIEGYREIKKAVTNNPNSPIPCLPVNITSLFISPECFLGENEEKLIQSVHCPIFELPRKIFEKISYRDRPDGLIAVAETPDANVPWEKIKSIDTNPILIIEGVEKPGNLGTILRTAEGAGVGLVIVTDPRIDLFNPNVVRASTGTIFTLPVYIGDLKEVLTEFQSKGYKRYAVTPEGKTLYSSINMKEKSVFLFGSEQYGLSPDAKNLSDDTLHLPMLGEADSLNLAMSCGIVLYESIRQRNK, from the coding sequence ATGCCAAATAGAAGACAATACATCACAAGTTTTTCTAATCCAAAAGTTAAATGGGTAGCAGGACTTAAAGAAAAAAGAAACCGCGATGAAGAAAAAAAATTCTTCATCGAAGGGTATCGTGAAATCAAAAAAGCAGTTACGAACAATCCTAATTCACCTATCCCTTGTTTACCGGTCAACATTACGAGTTTATTCATTTCCCCTGAATGTTTTTTAGGAGAAAATGAAGAAAAATTAATTCAGTCTGTTCACTGTCCTATTTTTGAACTCCCTCGTAAAATTTTCGAAAAAATTTCTTATCGCGATAGGCCAGATGGTCTGATTGCAGTGGCGGAAACACCCGATGCCAATGTTCCTTGGGAAAAAATCAAATCGATCGATACCAACCCTATTCTGATCATCGAAGGGGTAGAAAAACCGGGAAACCTTGGAACCATCCTAAGAACAGCAGAAGGTGCGGGAGTGGGACTTGTGATTGTCACCGATCCAAGGATTGATCTTTTTAACCCGAATGTAGTGAGAGCCAGTACAGGAACCATATTTACCTTACCTGTATACATTGGAGATTTAAAAGAAGTCCTAACAGAATTTCAATCCAAAGGGTATAAACGTTATGCCGTTACGCCAGAAGGGAAAACACTTTACTCTTCCATTAATATGAAAGAAAAGTCCGTTTTTCTTTTTGGTAGTGAGCAGTATGGACTAAGTCCAGATGCAAAAAACCTTTCCGATGATACACTCCACTTACCTATGTTAGGAGAAGCAGATTCACTCAACTTAGCAATGTCTTGTGGAATTGTTTTATATGAGTCCATCCGGCAAAGAAACAAATGA
- the rpmE gene encoding 50S ribosomal protein L31, translating into MKTDIHPKYVSAKIKCACGTVIDTRSTAGDISVEICSNCHPFFTGKSKLVDTTGRVDKFKKKYKMK; encoded by the coding sequence ATGAAAACTGACATTCATCCAAAATACGTTTCTGCAAAAATCAAATGCGCTTGTGGTACTGTGATCGATACTAGATCTACTGCCGGGGATATCAGTGTGGAAATTTGTTCCAACTGCCACCCTTTCTTTACCGGAAAATCCAAACTAGTGGATACAACTGGTCGAGTAGACAAGTTCAAGAAAAAATACAAAATGAAGTAA
- a CDS encoding LA_1326/LA_4305 family lipoprotein translates to MKLYRIFSLLILSVTLSSCATGVKSRSLLFRSNEFAIYTVNRDKISLKSESSVPKTFAHPVELTEDKILDLLGNIRFREESSYGDVNKFVFEEKEIKEFALDLVDGLQKLKPNQMLLVISKYNPVRSVVSHYSRTGFYIWSSDTSIEVLFGDLQQEVTYDEQGNYFDWSNIPDIPFEHFPRSTYILQGPGFSFKKVSGFRNKHWLVFDKADLAKLKFEKRKKHLPEVANSIDADLKPERKITKDEEEGILNEE, encoded by the coding sequence ATGAAACTCTACCGAATTTTCTCTCTTCTCATTTTGTCTGTAACTTTAAGTTCCTGTGCCACAGGTGTTAAATCCAGATCTTTACTTTTTCGTAGTAATGAATTTGCGATTTATACGGTGAACCGAGACAAAATCAGTTTAAAATCTGAAAGTTCGGTTCCAAAAACTTTTGCACATCCGGTAGAACTCACTGAAGATAAAATTTTAGACTTACTTGGAAACATTCGGTTTCGAGAAGAAAGTTCTTATGGAGATGTAAACAAATTTGTATTTGAAGAAAAAGAAATCAAAGAATTTGCATTAGACCTTGTCGATGGTTTACAAAAATTAAAACCCAATCAAATGCTTCTTGTGATCTCAAAATACAATCCCGTTCGTTCCGTGGTTTCCCATTACTCGCGAACAGGTTTTTATATTTGGTCTTCCGATACATCGATAGAAGTTCTTTTTGGAGACCTCCAACAAGAAGTCACTTATGATGAACAAGGGAATTATTTTGACTGGTCCAATATCCCAGACATTCCTTTTGAACATTTTCCCAGGTCTACATACATTTTACAAGGTCCAGGTTTCTCTTTTAAAAAAGTATCAGGATTTCGCAATAAACATTGGTTAGTTTTTGATAAAGCTGATTTAGCAAAACTAAAGTTTGAAAAACGAAAAAAACACCTCCCAGAGGTGGCAAACTCTATTGACGCTGATTTAAAGCCGGAAAGAAAAATTACCAAGGATGAAGAAGAAGGGATTCTCAACGAGGAATAA